A section of the Pirellulales bacterium genome encodes:
- a CDS encoding squalene--hopene cyclase, which yields MKQAIYTLRALFGVSMFHAVSRSIPSTIALAALTGVAQAQLPELRHGGAVPHEVREIYDHGLQYLAASQEAGGAWTRGNMQGPAITGLCLMTFLASGEDPNFGPYSAQVRAALRSIIGAQDTVSGCIGSGNMYEHGFAMLALAEAYGAVDDHNMWSASPAGRAVSVSRAAGAAANRTVGQALELAVRCALASQKQNQLGGWRYSPNAQDADTSVSGAVLVGLLAARNAGIEVPDQAIDRALAYYRQSTGPDGSVGYAGGMAGGPGDSLARSSIATLVYAVARRKDLKEYKATIDYLKHERGQGRNHNDEYTFYYQAQALYQGDPDAWEKWNKAQIRRLKQSQQADGSFASQFGPAYGTSMSLLVLAVNYRFLPIYER from the coding sequence ATGAAACAAGCGATTTACACCCTGCGTGCGCTTTTTGGTGTCTCGATGTTCCACGCCGTGTCACGAAGCATACCGTCAACAATTGCCCTGGCGGCCCTCACCGGCGTCGCACAGGCGCAACTGCCCGAATTGCGGCACGGCGGCGCGGTGCCGCACGAGGTGCGCGAGATCTACGACCACGGCTTGCAGTATCTGGCCGCCAGCCAGGAAGCGGGCGGCGCCTGGACCCGCGGCAATATGCAGGGCCCGGCCATCACCGGCCTTTGCCTGATGACCTTCTTGGCCTCCGGCGAAGATCCGAACTTTGGGCCGTATAGCGCGCAGGTGCGCGCGGCGCTGCGCAGCATCATTGGCGCACAAGACACCGTCAGCGGCTGCATCGGGTCGGGCAATATGTACGAGCACGGTTTCGCCATGCTGGCCCTGGCCGAAGCCTATGGCGCGGTGGACGATCACAATATGTGGAGCGCTTCGCCGGCCGGACGCGCGGTTTCGGTCTCGCGCGCCGCCGGCGCTGCCGCCAACCGCACGGTCGGGCAAGCGCTGGAACTGGCCGTGCGCTGTGCCCTGGCGTCGCAAAAGCAGAACCAATTGGGCGGCTGGCGCTATTCGCCCAACGCCCAGGACGCCGATACGTCGGTCAGCGGCGCCGTGCTGGTGGGACTGCTGGCCGCGCGCAACGCCGGCATCGAGGTGCCCGATCAGGCCATCGACCGGGCCTTGGCCTACTACCGGCAATCGACCGGGCCGGACGGCAGCGTGGGCTATGCGGGCGGAATGGCCGGCGGACCGGGCGATTCGCTGGCCCGCTCCTCCATCGCCACGCTCGTCTACGCCGTCGCCCGGCGCAAAGACCTGAAGGAATACAAGGCCACCATCGACTATCTCAAGCACGAGCGCGGCCAGGGGCGCAACCATAACGACGAATACACGTTTTATTACCAGGCCCAGGCGCTGTATCAGGGCGACCCCGACGCCTGGGAAAAATGGAACAAGGCCCAGATCCGCCGGCTGAAGCAATCGCAGCAGGCCGACGGCAGCTTTGCCTCGCAGTTCGGGCCGGCCTACGGCACGTCGATGTCGCTGTTGGTGCTGGCCGTCAACTACCGCTTTTTGCCGATTTATGAACGATAG